In Streptomyces sp. RFCAC02, the following proteins share a genomic window:
- the ruvX gene encoding Holliday junction resolvase RuvX, with protein MRRGRRLGVDVGEARIGVASCDPDGLLATPVETVPGRDVPAAQRRLERLVAEYEPIEVVMGLPRSLSGREGPAAARVRAFARDTARRIAPVPVRLVDERLSTVSAARDMRAAGVSAKKGRGRIDQAAAVVILQSALESERSAGQPPGQCVEVVV; from the coding sequence ATGCGGCGCGGCAGGCGGCTCGGCGTCGACGTCGGCGAGGCCAGGATCGGGGTCGCGAGCTGCGACCCCGACGGCCTGCTGGCCACGCCGGTCGAGACGGTGCCGGGGCGGGACGTGCCGGCCGCCCAGCGTCGCCTGGAGCGGCTGGTCGCCGAGTACGAGCCCATCGAGGTGGTGATGGGCCTGCCCCGGTCGCTCAGCGGCCGGGAGGGGCCCGCCGCCGCCCGTGTGCGGGCCTTCGCGCGGGACACGGCGCGGCGGATCGCCCCGGTGCCCGTACGGCTCGTGGACGAGCGGCTGTCCACGGTCAGCGCCGCCCGGGACATGCGGGCCGCCGGTGTCTCGGCGAAGAAGGGACGGGGCCGTATCGACCAGGCGGCGGCGGTGGTTATTCTTCAGTCCGCCCTGGAGAGCGAGCGGAGCGCGGGGCAGCCACCGGGGCAGTGCGTCGAAGTGGTTGTCTGA
- a CDS encoding shikimate kinase — protein sequence MTGAAARPRGPAVVLVGPPGSGKSTVGALLADRLGVPARDTDADVERTAGKPIPEIFLDEGEAHFRALEAAAVREAVTGHDGVLSLGGGAVMDAGTRALLTGLPVVFLDVPLADAVRRVGLDTPRPLLAVNPRQRWRALMEERRPLYTEVARAVVTTGDRTPGEVAQAVLDALELTTA from the coding sequence GTGACGGGCGCCGCCGCGCGGCCCCGCGGACCGGCCGTCGTCCTCGTCGGCCCGCCGGGGTCGGGCAAGTCCACGGTGGGCGCGCTCCTCGCGGACCGGCTCGGCGTCCCGGCGCGCGACACCGACGCCGACGTCGAGCGGACCGCCGGCAAGCCGATCCCGGAGATCTTCCTCGACGAGGGCGAGGCGCACTTCCGCGCCTTGGAGGCCGCCGCCGTGCGGGAGGCCGTCACCGGGCACGACGGCGTGCTGTCGCTCGGCGGCGGCGCCGTCATGGACGCCGGCACGCGCGCGCTGCTGACCGGGCTGCCCGTCGTGTTCCTCGACGTGCCGCTCGCCGATGCCGTGCGGCGCGTCGGCCTGGACACGCCGCGCCCCCTTCTCGCCGTCAACCCGCGGCAGCGCTGGCGCGCCCTGATGGAGGAGCGCCGTCCGCTCTACACGGAGGTCGCCCGCGCGGTCGTCACCACCGGGGACCGCACGCCCGGCGAGGTCGCCCAGGCAGTACTCGACGCATTGGAGCTCACGACAGCATGA
- the alaS gene encoding alanine--tRNA ligase → MESAEIRRRWLSFFEKRGHTVVPSASLIADDPTLLLVNAGMVPFKPYFLGEVAPPSPRAVSVQKCVRTPDIEEVGKTTRHGTFFQMCGNFSFGDYFKEGAITQAWELLTSSVADGGYGLDPERLWITVYEEDDEAERIWRDVVGVPSERIQRLGKGPNFWSMGVPGPCGPCSEINYDRGPEFGVEGGPAVNDERYVELWNLVFMQFERGAGEGKEDYPILGELPARNIDTGLGLERLAMILQGVRNMYETDTLRVVIDRAGELTGVSYGDDERSDVALRVVADHLRTSVMLIGDGVTPGNEGRGYVLRRIMRRAIRNMRILGATGEVVGELADVVLATMGQQYPDLLTDRKRIETVALAEEAAFLKTLRAGTNILDSAVTETKAGGGSTLAGDKAFLLHDTWGFPIDLTLEMAAEQGLSVDEAGFRRLMKEQRERAKADARAKKQGHADLSAYREVADRAGASEFIGYAHTAGEATVVGVLVDGVPAPAATEGDEVEIVLDRTPFYAEGGGQLADTGRIRLDSGAVVEVRDVQQPVPGVIVHKGVVQVGEVTLGAAADCAIDITRRRAIARAHSATHLTHQALRDALGPTAAQAGSENSPGRFRFDFGSPAAVPGTVLADVEQKINEVLARELDVTAEVMSMDEAKKQGAIAEFGEKYGDRVRVVTIGDYSKELCGGTHVHNTAQLGLVKLLGESSIGSGVRRVEALVGTDAYRFLAREHTVVAQLTELVKGRPEELPERISGMLGRLKDAEKEIERFRAEKVLQAAAGLAAAAQDVRGVAFAAGRVPDGTTADDLRRLVLDVRGRIPGDRPAVVALFTVLNGRPLTVAATNEAARERGLKAGDLVRTAAKALGGGGGGKPDVAQGGGQNPAAIDEALAAVERQVAETA, encoded by the coding sequence ATGGAGTCGGCTGAAATCCGCCGCCGCTGGCTGAGCTTCTTCGAGAAGCGCGGACACACCGTTGTCCCGTCGGCGTCGCTGATCGCGGACGATCCGACCCTGCTGCTGGTCAACGCGGGCATGGTGCCGTTCAAGCCCTACTTCCTCGGCGAGGTGGCCCCGCCGAGCCCGCGCGCCGTGAGCGTGCAGAAGTGCGTGCGCACGCCCGACATCGAGGAGGTCGGCAAGACCACCCGGCACGGCACGTTCTTCCAGATGTGCGGCAACTTCTCCTTCGGCGACTACTTCAAGGAGGGGGCGATCACGCAGGCGTGGGAGCTGCTGACGTCCTCCGTCGCCGACGGCGGCTACGGCCTCGACCCCGAGCGGCTGTGGATCACCGTCTACGAGGAGGACGACGAGGCCGAGCGCATCTGGCGCGACGTCGTCGGGGTGCCGTCCGAGCGCATCCAGCGCCTCGGCAAGGGGCCGAACTTCTGGTCCATGGGCGTACCGGGACCGTGCGGCCCCTGCTCGGAGATCAACTACGACCGCGGCCCCGAGTTCGGCGTCGAGGGCGGCCCGGCGGTCAACGACGAGCGCTACGTCGAGCTGTGGAACCTCGTGTTCATGCAGTTCGAGCGCGGCGCCGGCGAGGGCAAGGAGGACTACCCGATCCTCGGCGAGCTGCCCGCCCGCAACATCGACACCGGCCTCGGCCTGGAACGCCTCGCGATGATCCTCCAGGGCGTCCGCAACATGTACGAGACCGACACCCTCCGCGTCGTCATCGACCGCGCGGGCGAGCTGACGGGCGTCAGCTACGGCGACGACGAGCGGTCGGACGTCGCGCTGCGCGTGGTCGCCGACCACCTGCGCACCTCCGTCATGCTGATCGGGGACGGCGTCACCCCCGGCAACGAGGGCCGCGGCTACGTCCTGCGCCGCATCATGCGCCGCGCCATCCGGAACATGCGCATCCTCGGCGCGACCGGCGAGGTCGTCGGCGAGCTGGCCGACGTCGTCCTCGCCACCATGGGGCAGCAGTACCCGGACCTGCTGACCGACCGGAAGCGCATCGAGACGGTCGCCCTCGCCGAGGAGGCCGCCTTCCTGAAGACGCTGCGGGCCGGCACCAACATCCTCGACTCCGCCGTCACCGAGACGAAGGCGGGCGGCGGCAGCACGCTGGCCGGCGACAAGGCGTTCCTCCTCCACGACACGTGGGGCTTCCCGATCGACCTCACGCTGGAGATGGCCGCCGAGCAGGGCCTGTCCGTGGACGAGGCCGGGTTCCGGCGCCTGATGAAGGAGCAGCGGGAGCGCGCCAAGGCCGACGCCCGCGCCAAGAAGCAGGGCCACGCGGACCTGTCGGCGTACCGCGAGGTCGCCGACCGGGCGGGCGCCTCCGAGTTCATCGGGTACGCCCACACCGCCGGGGAGGCCACCGTCGTCGGTGTCCTGGTGGACGGCGTGCCCGCGCCGGCCGCGACCGAGGGCGACGAGGTGGAGATCGTCCTCGACCGCACCCCCTTCTACGCCGAGGGCGGCGGGCAACTCGCCGACACCGGCCGGATCCGTCTCGACTCCGGCGCCGTCGTCGAGGTGCGCGACGTGCAGCAGCCGGTGCCCGGCGTCATCGTGCACAAGGGCGTCGTCCAGGTCGGCGAGGTGACCCTCGGGGCCGCCGCCGACTGCGCCATCGACATCACGCGCCGGCGCGCCATCGCCCGCGCCCACAGCGCCACCCACCTCACGCACCAGGCGCTGCGCGACGCGCTCGGCCCCACCGCGGCGCAGGCCGGCTCGGAGAACTCCCCGGGCCGCTTCCGCTTCGACTTCGGCTCGCCGGCCGCCGTCCCCGGCACGGTCCTCGCCGACGTCGAGCAGAAGATCAACGAGGTCCTCGCCCGTGAGCTGGACGTCACCGCCGAGGTGATGTCCATGGACGAGGCGAAGAAGCAGGGCGCCATCGCGGAGTTCGGCGAGAAGTACGGCGACCGCGTGCGCGTCGTCACCATCGGCGACTACTCGAAGGAGCTGTGCGGCGGCACGCACGTGCACAACACCGCCCAGCTCGGTCTGGTGAAGCTGCTCGGTGAGTCGTCCATCGGGTCCGGCGTGCGCCGCGTGGAGGCTCTGGTCGGCACGGACGCCTACCGGTTCCTCGCCCGCGAGCACACGGTCGTCGCCCAGCTCACCGAGCTGGTCAAGGGCCGTCCCGAGGAGCTGCCCGAGCGGATCTCCGGCATGCTGGGCCGCCTGAAGGACGCCGAGAAGGAGATCGAGCGCTTCCGCGCGGAGAAGGTGCTCCAGGCCGCCGCGGGCCTGGCCGCGGCCGCGCAGGACGTGCGGGGTGTGGCGTTCGCCGCCGGCCGGGTGCCGGACGGTACGACCGCCGACGACCTGCGGCGCCTCGTCCTGGACGTACGGGGCCGCATCCCGGGCGACCGGCCGGCCGTCGTCGCGCTCTTCACCGTGCTGAACGGGCGTCCCCTCACCGTGGCAGCCACGAACGAGGCGGCCCGTGAGCGCGGTCTCAAGGCCGGCGACCTGGTCCGTACGGCCGCGAAGGCGCTGGGCGGCGGTGGCGGCGGCAAGCCGGACGTCGCGCAGGGCGGCGGCCAGAACCCGGCCGCCATCGACGAGGCGCTGGCCGCCGTCGAGCGTCAGGTCGCGGAAACCGCGTGA
- the aroC gene encoding chorismate synthase: MSRLRWLTAGESHGPALVATLEGLPSGVPITTDMVADALARRRLGYGRGARMKFERDEVTFLGGVRHGRTLGSPVAVMVGNTEWPKWEKVMAADPVDAAELAELARNAPLTRPRPGHADLAGMQKYGFDEARPVLERASARETAARVALGAVARSYLAETAGIEIVSHVAELGAARAPRDSVPVPGDTARLDADPVRCLDPAASEAMVAEIDQAHKDGDTLGGVVEVLAYGVPVGLGSHVHWDRRLDARLAGALMGIQAIKGVEVGDGFDLARVPGSRAHDEIVATPDGIRRASGRSGGTEGGLSTGELLRVRAAMKPIATVPRALATVDVATGEPARAHHQRSDVCAVPAAGIVAEAMVALVLADAVAEKFGGDSVAETRRNVEGFLAALEVR, from the coding sequence TTGAGCAGGCTGCGCTGGCTGACCGCGGGAGAGTCGCACGGTCCCGCACTGGTGGCGACGCTGGAGGGGCTGCCCTCCGGCGTGCCGATCACCACCGACATGGTGGCCGACGCGCTGGCGCGCCGCAGGCTCGGCTACGGCCGGGGCGCCCGCATGAAGTTCGAGCGCGACGAGGTCACCTTCCTCGGCGGCGTCCGGCACGGCCGCACGCTCGGCTCCCCGGTCGCCGTCATGGTCGGCAACACCGAGTGGCCGAAGTGGGAGAAGGTCATGGCCGCCGACCCGGTGGACGCGGCCGAGCTGGCCGAGCTGGCCCGCAACGCGCCGCTGACCCGCCCCCGGCCCGGCCACGCCGACCTCGCCGGCATGCAGAAGTACGGCTTCGACGAGGCCCGCCCCGTCCTGGAGCGCGCCTCCGCCCGCGAGACCGCGGCCCGTGTCGCCCTGGGCGCCGTCGCCCGGTCCTACCTCGCCGAGACGGCCGGCATCGAGATCGTCTCCCACGTCGCCGAACTGGGCGCGGCCCGCGCCCCCCGCGACAGCGTCCCGGTCCCCGGCGACACCGCGCGCCTCGACGCCGACCCGGTGCGCTGCCTCGACCCGGCGGCGAGCGAGGCGATGGTCGCCGAGATCGACCAGGCCCACAAGGACGGCGACACCCTGGGCGGCGTCGTCGAGGTGCTGGCGTACGGCGTGCCGGTCGGCCTCGGTTCGCACGTCCACTGGGACCGGCGGCTCGACGCCCGCCTGGCCGGTGCGCTCATGGGCATCCAGGCCATCAAGGGCGTCGAGGTCGGCGACGGCTTCGACCTCGCCCGCGTGCCCGGCTCCCGCGCGCACGACGAGATCGTCGCGACGCCGGACGGCATCCGCCGCGCCTCCGGCCGGTCCGGCGGCACGGAGGGCGGTCTCAGCACGGGCGAGCTGCTGCGCGTGCGGGCCGCGATGAAGCCGATCGCGACGGTCCCGCGCGCCCTCGCGACGGTGGACGTGGCCACCGGCGAGCCCGCCCGCGCCCACCACCAGCGGTCCGACGTGTGCGCGGTGCCCGCCGCCGGCATCGTCGCCGAGGCCATGGTCGCCCTGGTCCTGGCCGACGCGGTGGCCGAGAAGTTCGGCGGCGACAGCGTCGCCGAGACCCGCCGCAACGTCGAGGGGTTCCTGGCCGCGCTGGAGGTCCGGTGA
- a CDS encoding DUF6167 family protein — protein sequence MIRRAFWFTTGAAAGVWATTRVQRSLRRLAPDSLAVRAADRAAAAGARVRGFALDVRAGMAQRETELTEALGLDREQAAPLPPAPPRRTVRQTPRQITRNEDH from the coding sequence GTGATCCGCCGCGCCTTCTGGTTCACCACCGGCGCAGCCGCCGGCGTCTGGGCCACCACCCGGGTCCAGCGTTCGCTCCGCCGGCTCGCGCCCGACAGCCTCGCCGTACGGGCGGCCGACCGCGCCGCCGCGGCGGGGGCGCGCGTCCGCGGCTTCGCCCTGGACGTGCGCGCCGGCATGGCGCAGCGCGAGACCGAGCTGACCGAGGCGCTCGGCCTCGACCGCGAGCAGGCCGCCCCGCTGCCGCCCGCACCCCCCCGTCGGACCGTTCGACAGACCCCTCGCCAGATCACCCGAAATGAGGACCACTGA
- the mltG gene encoding endolytic transglycosylase MltG: MTEYGRGPGPEPWYPDNDPLNGQGQQGAWDQYGQQAQYGQDQFGQTQYQQDQYQQDQYGQGQYQGEQYGADQYGQGQYQGEQYGADQYGQGQYQGEQYGQQYQDTGQGYPQGYDQQQYPQQGGWGQGDQYGGQYAGGGDPSFGGQQQADGYRPDGYGTDGYRPDGYGTDAFGPGGDHQDPFSQGYQTGAPHQAAQHPEPQYASRAEPVPGGVARATRRGAGPGLAPDPVTDPDPADPGPDPETGWDPGPDQGEKDFFTRGDDDDDAWSDEDEGRRGGKKAKKRSGPACLIVAVVIIGAIGGAGYWGYGFYQDRFGPPPDYAGEGTGEVEVEIPEGASLSDMGNILKREGVVASHDAFVEAAGTDGQQIQAGIYTLRKEMSAEAAVAMMLEGVGDNALTIPEGTRATAVYELIDERLGLDEGTTEDVAESADLGLPDWAEGDIEGFLWPARYDVGEETTPEDLLTSMVDRAEAEFEEIDLEGHAAELDRTPHEILVIASLVQAEAQADDEFGKVSRVIYNRLDIDMKLQFDSTINYAMGRSTLNTSIEDTQYDSPYNTYNEYGLPPGPIDNPGHQALEAALNPTEGPWIYFVTVSPGDTRFTDDPAEHDRNVEDFNEANGE, encoded by the coding sequence ATGACTGAGTATGGCCGGGGGCCTGGCCCCGAACCGTGGTACCCGGACAATGATCCGCTGAACGGCCAGGGGCAGCAGGGCGCGTGGGACCAGTACGGCCAGCAGGCGCAGTACGGGCAGGACCAGTTCGGCCAGACCCAGTACCAGCAGGACCAGTACCAGCAGGACCAATACGGGCAGGGTCAGTACCAGGGTGAGCAGTACGGCGCCGACCAGTACGGGCAGGGTCAGTACCAGGGTGAGCAGTACGGCGCCGACCAGTACGGTCAGGGCCAGTACCAGGGCGAACAGTACGGCCAGCAGTACCAGGACACCGGCCAGGGCTACCCCCAAGGGTATGACCAGCAGCAGTACCCGCAGCAGGGCGGCTGGGGTCAGGGCGATCAGTACGGCGGCCAGTACGCGGGCGGTGGCGACCCTTCTTTCGGCGGGCAACAGCAGGCCGACGGCTACAGACCCGACGGCTACGGAACTGACGGCTACAGACCCGACGGCTACGGAACAGACGCATTCGGTCCCGGGGGCGACCACCAGGACCCCTTCTCCCAGGGCTACCAGACCGGCGCCCCGCACCAGGCGGCGCAGCACCCCGAGCCGCAGTACGCCTCCCGCGCCGAGCCCGTGCCCGGCGGCGTCGCCCGGGCCACCCGGCGCGGCGCCGGACCGGGCCTCGCCCCCGATCCCGTCACCGACCCGGACCCGGCGGACCCGGGACCCGACCCCGAGACCGGCTGGGACCCGGGCCCCGACCAGGGCGAGAAGGACTTCTTCACCCGCGGCGACGATGACGACGACGCCTGGTCCGACGAGGACGAGGGGCGCCGCGGCGGCAAGAAGGCCAAGAAGCGCAGCGGCCCGGCCTGCCTGATCGTCGCCGTCGTGATCATCGGCGCCATCGGCGGCGCCGGGTACTGGGGCTACGGCTTCTACCAGGACCGCTTCGGCCCGCCGCCGGACTACGCGGGCGAGGGCACCGGCGAGGTCGAGGTCGAGATCCCCGAGGGCGCCTCGCTCTCCGACATGGGGAACATCCTCAAGCGCGAGGGCGTCGTCGCGAGCCATGACGCGTTCGTCGAGGCGGCCGGGACCGACGGACAGCAGATCCAGGCTGGCATCTACACCCTCCGCAAGGAGATGTCGGCCGAGGCGGCCGTCGCGATGATGCTGGAGGGCGTCGGCGACAACGCCCTGACCATCCCCGAGGGCACCCGTGCCACCGCGGTCTACGAACTCATCGACGAGCGCCTCGGCCTGGACGAGGGCACCACCGAGGACGTCGCCGAGAGCGCCGACCTCGGGCTGCCGGACTGGGCCGAGGGCGACATCGAGGGCTTCCTGTGGCCCGCCAGGTACGACGTGGGCGAGGAGACGACCCCCGAGGACCTCCTCACCTCCATGGTGGACCGGGCCGAGGCGGAGTTCGAGGAGATCGACCTGGAGGGCCATGCGGCGGAGCTGGACCGCACGCCGCACGAGATCCTGGTCATCGCGTCGCTGGTGCAGGCGGAGGCGCAGGCGGACGACGAGTTCGGCAAGGTGTCGCGCGTCATCTACAACCGGCTCGACATCGACATGAAGCTCCAGTTCGACTCCACCATCAACTACGCGATGGGCCGTTCCACCCTCAACACCAGCATCGAGGACACGCAGTACGACTCGCCGTACAACACCTACAACGAGTACGGCCTGCCGCCCGGCCCCATCGACAACCCGGGGCACCAGGCCCTGGAGGCGGCGCTCAACCCGACCGAGGGTCCGTGGATCTACTTCGTGACCGTCTCGCCGGGCGACACCCGCTTCACGGACGACCCGGCCGAGCACGACCGCAACGTGGAAGACTTCAACGAGGCCAACGGTGAGTGA
- the aroB gene encoding 3-dehydroquinate synthase, which translates to MTTPARENAAPVRVAVGGAAGHDPYDVLIGRQLLGDLPALIGPRARRVAVLHPEALSATGEVLRDDLAAQGYEAIAVQVPNAEEAKTAEVAAYCWKALGQTGFTRTDVVVGVGGGATTDLAGFVAATWLRGVRWIAVPTTVLGMVDAAVGGKTGINTAEGKNLVGAFHPPAGVLCDLAALDSLPVNDYVSGLAEVIKAGFIADPEILRLIESDPEAARRPDGPFTAELIERAVRVKAEVVSDDLRETGRREILNYGHTLAHAIEKNERYRWRHGAAVAVGMVFAAELGRIAGRLDDATADRHRAVLASVGLPVTYRGDQWPKLLETMRIDKKTRGDLLRFIVLEGLARPGVLEGPDPAMLLAAHAEIAA; encoded by the coding sequence ATGACCACCCCCGCGCGAGAGAATGCGGCCCCCGTGCGGGTCGCGGTCGGCGGCGCCGCGGGCCACGACCCGTACGACGTGCTGATCGGCCGGCAGTTGCTCGGCGACCTGCCCGCGCTGATCGGGCCGCGTGCCCGGCGGGTCGCCGTCCTGCACCCGGAGGCCCTGTCCGCCACCGGCGAGGTGCTGCGCGACGACCTCGCGGCGCAGGGCTACGAGGCGATCGCCGTGCAGGTGCCGAACGCCGAGGAGGCCAAGACCGCCGAGGTCGCCGCGTACTGCTGGAAGGCGCTCGGCCAGACCGGGTTCACACGCACCGACGTCGTGGTCGGCGTGGGCGGCGGCGCGACGACGGATCTGGCCGGTTTCGTCGCGGCCACCTGGCTGCGCGGCGTGCGCTGGATCGCGGTGCCCACCACGGTGCTCGGCATGGTGGACGCGGCCGTCGGCGGCAAGACCGGCATCAACACCGCCGAGGGCAAGAACCTGGTGGGCGCGTTCCACCCGCCGGCCGGCGTCCTGTGCGACCTGGCGGCGCTGGACTCCCTCCCGGTCAACGACTACGTCTCGGGGCTCGCCGAGGTCATCAAGGCCGGGTTCATCGCCGACCCGGAGATCCTGCGCCTGATCGAGTCCGACCCGGAGGCGGCCCGCCGCCCGGACGGCCCGTTCACCGCCGAGCTGATCGAGCGCGCCGTCCGCGTCAAGGCCGAGGTCGTGAGCGACGACCTGCGGGAGACGGGCCGCCGCGAGATCCTCAACTACGGCCACACCCTCGCGCACGCCATCGAGAAGAACGAGCGCTACCGCTGGCGGCACGGCGCCGCCGTCGCGGTGGGCATGGTCTTCGCCGCCGAGCTGGGCCGGATCGCCGGCCGCCTCGACGACGCCACCGCCGACCGGCACCGGGCCGTGCTCGCCTCCGTCGGCCTGCCCGTCACCTACCGCGGCGACCAGTGGCCGAAGCTGCTGGAGACGATGCGCATCGACAAGAAGACCCGCGGCGACCTGCTGCGGTTCATCGTCCTCGAAGGGCTGGCCCGGCCCGGCGTCCTGGAGGGACCCGACCCGGCCATGCTGCTCGCCGCGCACGCGGAGATCGCCGCGTGA
- a CDS encoding shikimate dehydrogenase: protein MSDPASPVPGRRAAVLGSPIAHSLSPALHRAAYRALGLTGWTYDRFEVGETDLKAFLDGLGQEWAGLSLTMPLKRAVLPLLDGVSDTAASVEAVNTVVFTADGRRVGDNTDIPGMVAALRERGITRVPRAAVLGAGATASSAVAALARVCEGPVTAYVRGPARAAEMRGWGERLGVPVETADWADAAEALTAPLVVATTPAGTTDALAAAVPEAPGTLFDVLYEPWPTPLAAAWADRGGRVVGGLDLLVHQAVLQVEQMTGAAEAPLAAMRDAGERALAAR from the coding sequence GTGAGTGACCCCGCAAGCCCTGTTCCCGGCCGCAGGGCCGCCGTCCTCGGGTCACCCATCGCGCACTCGTTGTCCCCGGCGCTCCACCGCGCCGCCTACCGCGCGCTCGGGCTCACGGGCTGGACGTACGACCGGTTCGAGGTCGGCGAGACGGATCTGAAGGCGTTCCTCGACGGCCTCGGCCAGGAGTGGGCCGGGCTCTCGCTGACGATGCCCCTCAAGCGCGCCGTCCTGCCGCTGCTCGACGGCGTCAGCGACACGGCCGCGTCCGTCGAGGCGGTGAACACCGTCGTGTTCACCGCCGACGGCCGCCGCGTCGGCGACAACACGGACATCCCCGGCATGGTCGCCGCCCTCCGTGAGCGCGGCATCACCCGGGTGCCGCGGGCCGCCGTCCTCGGCGCCGGTGCCACCGCGTCGTCCGCCGTCGCGGCGCTGGCCCGGGTGTGCGAGGGGCCGGTCACGGCGTACGTGCGCGGCCCGGCCCGCGCGGCCGAGATGCGCGGCTGGGGCGAACGGCTCGGCGTCCCCGTCGAGACCGCCGACTGGGCCGACGCCGCCGAGGCCCTGACCGCCCCACTCGTCGTCGCGACGACGCCCGCCGGCACGACGGACGCCCTCGCGGCCGCCGTCCCCGAGGCGCCCGGCACCCTCTTCGACGTGCTGTACGAGCCGTGGCCCACGCCGCTCGCCGCCGCCTGGGCGGACCGCGGCGGCCGGGTCGTGGGCGGCCTCGACCTCCTGGTGCACCAGGCGGTCCTCCAGGTGGAGCAGATGACGGGCGCGGCCGAGGCCCCGCTCGCGGCCATGCGCGACGCCGGCGAGCGGGCCCTGGCCGCCCGCTGA
- a CDS encoding DUF948 domain-containing protein — protein sequence MSGGEVAGLLVAVFWAILVSFLAVALVRLAQALSAATRMLNAVTDRAVPLLGEASAAVRSAQTQLDRVDTIASDVEDVAASASALSATVATTFGGPLVKVAAFGYGVRRALARRDSRDAAASPGTARTVPGRALPVPRRRRAGRQGKD from the coding sequence GTGTCCGGTGGAGAAGTGGCCGGCCTGCTGGTGGCCGTCTTCTGGGCGATCCTGGTCTCGTTCCTCGCCGTCGCGCTCGTCCGGCTCGCGCAGGCCCTGAGCGCCGCCACGCGCATGCTGAACGCCGTCACCGACCGGGCCGTACCGCTCCTCGGCGAGGCGTCCGCGGCCGTCAGGTCCGCCCAGACGCAGCTCGACCGGGTCGACACGATCGCCTCCGACGTCGAGGACGTCGCTGCCAGCGCCTCCGCGCTCTCCGCCACCGTGGCCACCACCTTCGGCGGCCCGCTCGTCAAGGTCGCCGCCTTCGGGTACGGGGTGCGGCGCGCGCTGGCGCGCCGCGACTCCCGGGACGCCGCCGCGTCCCCCGGGACCGCCCGCACCGTGCCCGGGCGCGCGCTGCCCGTACCCCGGCGCCGCCGCGCCGGCCGTCAGGGAAAGGACTGA
- a CDS encoding type II 3-dehydroquinate dehydratase, which translates to MSRRVLVLNGPNLGRLGSREPDVYGSTSYAGLVERCTALGTELGLDVEVRETNDEGEMIRWLHEAADGELPVVLNPGAFTHYSYGMRDAASQRTAPLVEVHISNPHRREAFRHTSVVAAVASGTVAGFGIGSYLLALRAVAEELAG; encoded by the coding sequence GTGAGCCGCCGCGTCCTCGTCCTGAACGGCCCGAACCTCGGCCGCCTCGGCTCCCGCGAGCCCGACGTGTACGGCTCCACGTCCTACGCCGGCCTGGTCGAGCGCTGCACGGCGCTGGGCACCGAACTCGGTCTGGACGTCGAGGTCCGCGAGACCAACGACGAGGGGGAGATGATCCGCTGGCTGCACGAGGCGGCGGACGGCGAACTCCCCGTCGTGCTGAACCCGGGGGCATTCACGCACTACTCGTACGGCATGCGGGACGCCGCGTCCCAGCGGACGGCGCCGCTGGTGGAGGTCCACATCTCCAACCCGCACCGGCGCGAGGCGTTCCGGCACACCTCGGTCGTCGCCGCGGTGGCCAGCGGCACGGTCGCGGGCTTCGGGATCGGGTCGTACCTCCTCGCCCTGCGCGCGGTGGCGGAAGAACTCGCCGGCTGA